The Croceicoccus marinus genome contains a region encoding:
- the gyrA gene encoding DNA gyrase subunit A has translation MKTSYLDYAMSVIVSRALPDVRDGLKPVHRRILYAAQVGGYHSNRPFRKSAKIVGDVMGNYHPHGDSAIYDALARMTQDWSMRLPLIDGQGNFGSMDPDPPAAMRYTESRLAKAADMLLADLDKDTVDFVDNYDGSDREPSVLPARFPNLLVNGAGGIAVGMATNIPPHNLGEVIDGCLAMMDNPAITIDELFEIIPGPDFPTAPLILGQSGARAAYREGRGSILQRCRHEVETGRNDRRSIVLKSIPYQVGKAGLVEKIADAAKDKRIEGISDIRDESNREGMRVVIELKRDASPEVVLNQIWRYTPAQSSFPANMLAIRGGRPETLSLRDILQSFIHFREDVITRRTKFELNKARERAHILLGLVIAVSNLDEVVRIIRGSATPQLARETLLARAWEMGDIAPYIRLVEAIEDHEDTGDIADYRLSERQVRAILELRLHRLTAMGRDEIGDELEKLSVDIREYLSILGDRVKLYGVMRDELMEVRDKFATPRLCEIAPAWDGLEDEDLIERDDMVVTVTMDGYIKRTPLSTFRAQHRGGKGRSGMSTKEEDAITSLFVTSTHNPVLFFSTSGKVYRMKVWKLPEGGPTTRGRPIVNLLPALDPGETIATVLPLPEDEDSWGALHVVFATAMGSVRRNSMDAFTNIPSNGKFAMRFDEGSGDRLIGVALLDSADDVLLASRDGKAIRFAAEDVREFQSRTSTGVRGMTLKDGDELVSLSILKTVETDAETRDAYLRVAPWKDEDAERTEEQQAMADAEEFVLTVCANGYGKISSAYEYRRTGRGGQGIVNIDNIARNGPVVNSFAANVGEQLMLVTDKAKLIRINLASLRVLGRNTAGVRLFDVGKNEHVVSVARIDEEEAPETEAEEAIVEEMIGRNAEETQPTPTQDRDDDAPTEE, from the coding sequence ATGAAGACCAGCTACCTCGATTACGCGATGAGCGTGATCGTGTCCCGCGCGCTGCCGGACGTGCGCGACGGGTTGAAGCCGGTGCACCGACGCATCCTCTATGCCGCGCAGGTCGGCGGTTATCATTCCAACCGCCCGTTCCGCAAATCGGCCAAGATCGTCGGCGACGTGATGGGTAACTATCACCCGCATGGCGACAGCGCGATCTATGACGCGCTGGCCCGCATGACGCAGGACTGGTCGATGCGGCTGCCGCTGATCGACGGCCAGGGCAATTTCGGATCGATGGACCCGGATCCGCCGGCGGCCATGCGCTATACCGAAAGCCGGCTGGCCAAGGCCGCCGACATGCTGCTGGCCGATCTCGACAAGGATACGGTCGATTTCGTCGACAATTACGACGGTTCGGACCGTGAGCCTTCGGTCCTGCCCGCGCGCTTTCCCAACCTGCTGGTCAATGGCGCGGGCGGCATCGCGGTCGGCATGGCGACCAATATCCCGCCCCACAATCTGGGCGAGGTGATCGACGGCTGCCTGGCGATGATGGACAATCCCGCCATCACTATCGACGAATTGTTCGAGATCATTCCCGGCCCCGACTTCCCCACCGCCCCGCTGATCCTGGGCCAGTCGGGCGCACGCGCCGCCTATCGCGAGGGGCGCGGATCGATCCTGCAGCGCTGCCGTCACGAGGTCGAGACCGGCCGCAACGATCGCCGCTCGATCGTGCTGAAGTCGATTCCCTATCAGGTCGGCAAGGCCGGGCTGGTCGAGAAGATCGCCGATGCCGCCAAGGACAAGCGGATCGAGGGCATCTCGGACATCCGCGACGAATCCAACCGCGAAGGCATGCGCGTCGTCATCGAACTGAAGCGCGACGCCTCGCCCGAGGTCGTGCTCAACCAGATCTGGCGCTATACGCCCGCGCAGTCGAGCTTTCCCGCCAACATGCTGGCGATCCGCGGCGGTCGCCCCGAAACGCTGAGCCTGCGGGACATACTGCAAAGCTTCATCCATTTCCGCGAAGACGTCATCACCCGCCGCACCAAGTTCGAGCTGAACAAGGCGCGCGAGCGGGCGCATATCTTGCTGGGCCTGGTCATCGCGGTGTCCAACCTGGACGAGGTGGTGCGCATCATCCGCGGTTCCGCCACGCCGCAGCTGGCGCGCGAGACGCTGCTGGCCCGCGCGTGGGAGATGGGCGACATCGCGCCCTATATCCGCCTGGTCGAAGCGATCGAGGATCACGAGGACACGGGCGACATCGCCGATTACCGCCTGTCGGAGCGGCAGGTTCGCGCCATCCTAGAGCTGCGCCTGCACCGCCTGACCGCGATGGGCCGAGACGAGATCGGCGACGAGCTTGAGAAGCTGTCGGTCGACATCCGCGAATATCTCTCGATCCTGGGCGACCGGGTGAAGCTGTACGGCGTGATGCGCGACGAGCTGATGGAGGTTCGCGACAAGTTCGCCACTCCGCGCCTGTGCGAGATAGCGCCCGCCTGGGACGGTCTGGAGGACGAGGATCTGATCGAGCGCGACGACATGGTCGTGACGGTCACCATGGACGGCTATATCAAGCGCACGCCGCTTTCCACCTTCCGCGCGCAGCATCGCGGCGGCAAGGGCCGCTCGGGCATGAGCACCAAGGAAGAGGATGCGATCACCTCGCTGTTCGTGACCAGCACGCATAATCCGGTGCTGTTCTTCTCGACCAGCGGCAAGGTCTATCGCATGAAGGTCTGGAAACTGCCCGAGGGCGGCCCGACCACGCGCGGACGGCCCATCGTCAACCTGCTGCCCGCGCTCGATCCGGGCGAGACCATCGCCACCGTTCTGCCCCTGCCCGAGGATGAGGATAGCTGGGGCGCGTTGCATGTCGTCTTCGCGACCGCGATGGGCAGCGTGCGGCGCAATTCGATGGATGCCTTCACCAACATCCCGTCGAACGGCAAGTTCGCGATGCGCTTCGACGAGGGGTCGGGCGACCGTCTGATAGGCGTGGCGCTGCTCGATTCCGCCGATGACGTGCTGCTCGCCAGCCGCGACGGCAAGGCGATCCGCTTCGCCGCCGAGGACGTGCGCGAGTTCCAGTCCCGCACTTCGACCGGCGTGCGCGGCATGACGCTGAAGGACGGGGACGAGCTGGTCTCGCTCTCGATCCTCAAGACCGTCGAGACCGATGCCGAGACGCGCGACGCCTATCTGCGCGTCGCGCCGTGGAAGGACGAGGACGCCGAACGGACAGAGGAACAGCAGGCCATGGCCGACGCGGAGGAATTCGTCCTCACCGTCTGCGCCAATGGCTATGGCAAGATCAGCTCGGCGTATGAATATCGCCGCACGGGCCGCGGCGGGCAGGGTATCGTCAATATCGACAATATCGCGCGCAACGGACCGGTGGTGAACAGCTTTGCAGCCAATGTCGGCGAACAGCTGATGCTGGTGACCGACAAGGCCAAGCTGATCCGCATAAACCTCGCCTCGCTGCGCGTGCTGGGCCGCAATACGGCGGGCGTGCGCCTGTTCGACGTGGGCAAGAACGAGCATGTCGTCTCGGTCGCGCGCATCGACGAAGAGGAAGCGCCCGAGACCGAGGCCGAGGAGGCCATCGTCGAGGAGATGATCGGACGGAATGCAGAGGAAACGCAGCCCACGCCGACGCAGGACCGCGACGACGACGCTCCGACCGAGGAGTAA
- a CDS encoding lysoplasmalogenase family protein: protein MVKRALIERRPWLLLSIAAAIIWWLAIEGTQTPGLYQLLLRGVPVGLLAVYAWQRSLGSDGVLIALVMVAAAIGDCLTTLEYGWGGLAHALSQLIAIALYWRNHRPGVKPAVMAAGLAAVVIAPVLAWFLMVGETGQGAVAASAALLAIMAAMAWLSRFPRQRVGLGALFYLLSELLLIAVNARLVDRGGAVGQSVRELVWPLYYGGQLLVATGVVTMLRRERR from the coding sequence ATGGTAAAACGCGCATTGATCGAACGCCGCCCCTGGCTGCTGCTGTCCATCGCGGCCGCCATCATCTGGTGGCTGGCGATCGAGGGGACCCAGACGCCCGGTCTATACCAGTTGCTGTTGAGGGGCGTGCCGGTCGGCTTGCTGGCGGTCTATGCGTGGCAGCGTTCGCTTGGCAGCGACGGCGTGCTGATCGCGCTGGTCATGGTGGCCGCGGCGATCGGCGATTGCCTGACCACGCTGGAATATGGCTGGGGCGGGCTGGCGCATGCGCTGTCTCAGCTGATTGCGATCGCATTGTACTGGCGCAACCACCGACCTGGTGTGAAGCCCGCCGTCATGGCTGCGGGGCTTGCCGCGGTGGTGATCGCGCCGGTGCTGGCGTGGTTCCTGATGGTCGGCGAAACGGGGCAGGGGGCAGTCGCGGCATCGGCTGCGCTACTGGCGATTATGGCTGCCATGGCATGGCTCAGCCGCTTTCCGCGCCAGCGCGTCGGGCTGGGCGCTCTGTTCTATCTGCTGTCCGAACTGCTGCTGATCGCGGTGAACGCGCGGCTGGTCGATCGCGGTGGCGCGGTGGGCCAATCGGTGCGAGAGCTGGTCTGGCCGCTCTATTACGGCGGGCAATTGCTGGTGGCGACGGGGGTCGTCACAATGCTGCGGCGCGAACGCAGGTAA
- the trmFO gene encoding methylenetetrahydrofolate--tRNA-(uracil(54)-C(5))-methyltransferase (FADH(2)-oxidizing) TrmFO — protein sequence MSTNAQQIHIIGGGLAGSEAAWQLGRRGFSVRLSEMRGANLPGGGDRTDAHHTDGLAELVCSNSFRSDDDTSNAVGLLHHEMRQCDSLIMRAAAEAQVPAGSALAVDRDIFSAHVEKALAELSNVTIVRERVDTLPSDGPTIVATGPLTAATLAQSIGAATGADSLAFFDAIAPIVHRETVDMDICWMASRWDKGDTKDYINCPMNREQYLAFRQGLLDGEKTEFKEWEASTPYFEGCMPIEVMAARGEDTLRFGPMKPVGLDNPHAATPEFPKGRWPYAVVQLRQDNRLGTLWNMVGFQTKLKHGAQKELFRTIPGLENAEFARLGGLHRNTFLNSPILLDRQLRLKSASHIRFAGQITGCEGYVESAAVGLMAGMMAASELSGRDWQSPPRTTAMGALLSHITGDAVAETYQPMNVNFGLFPMPDEAVKKKERKRAYTDRAKRDLAEWLGRERIAEPA from the coding sequence ATGAGCACAAATGCACAACAGATCCATATCATCGGCGGCGGGCTCGCAGGGAGCGAGGCGGCGTGGCAACTCGGGCGGCGGGGTTTCAGCGTCCGGCTTTCGGAAATGCGCGGCGCCAATCTTCCCGGGGGCGGCGACAGGACCGACGCGCATCATACCGACGGGCTGGCGGAGCTGGTCTGCTCGAACTCGTTCCGGTCGGACGACGACACGTCGAACGCGGTCGGACTGCTGCACCACGAGATGCGCCAGTGCGATTCGCTGATCATGCGCGCGGCGGCAGAGGCGCAGGTGCCCGCCGGTTCGGCACTGGCGGTGGACCGCGACATCTTTTCGGCACATGTCGAAAAGGCGCTGGCCGAACTGTCCAATGTCACCATCGTGCGCGAGCGTGTCGATACGCTGCCCTCCGACGGGCCGACCATCGTCGCCACCGGCCCGCTGACCGCCGCCACGCTGGCGCAGAGCATCGGCGCCGCCACCGGAGCCGACAGCCTGGCGTTCTTCGACGCCATCGCGCCGATCGTGCACCGCGAGACGGTCGACATGGACATCTGCTGGATGGCGTCACGTTGGGACAAGGGAGACACCAAGGATTACATCAACTGCCCGATGAACCGGGAACAGTACCTCGCCTTCCGACAGGGGCTGCTCGACGGCGAGAAGACCGAGTTCAAGGAATGGGAAGCCAGCACTCCCTATTTCGAGGGCTGCATGCCGATCGAGGTGATGGCCGCGCGCGGCGAGGATACGCTGCGCTTCGGCCCGATGAAGCCGGTCGGCCTCGACAATCCGCATGCCGCGACGCCCGAGTTTCCCAAGGGCCGCTGGCCCTATGCCGTGGTGCAGTTGCGGCAGGACAATCGGCTGGGCACGCTGTGGAACATGGTCGGTTTCCAGACCAAGCTGAAGCACGGGGCGCAGAAAGAGCTGTTCCGCACCATACCGGGGCTGGAGAACGCCGAGTTTGCGCGGCTGGGCGGGCTGCATCGCAACACCTTCCTGAACTCGCCGATCCTGCTGGACCGCCAGCTGCGGCTGAAATCGGCATCGCATATTCGCTTTGCGGGCCAGATCACCGGTTGCGAAGGCTATGTCGAAAGCGCGGCAGTGGGGCTGATGGCGGGCATGATGGCGGCCAGCGAATTGTCCGGCCGCGACTGGCAATCGCCGCCGCGCACCACCGCGATGGGCGCGCTGCTGTCGCACATCACCGGCGATGCCGTGGCGGAGACCTATCAGCCGATGAACGTCAATTTCGGCCTGTTCCCGATGCCTGACGAGGCGGTGAAGAAGAAGGAGCGCAAGCGCGCCTACACCGACCGTGCCAAGCGCGATCTGGCCGAATGGCTCGGCCGCGAAAGGATTGCCGAACCGGCCTGA
- a CDS encoding pilus assembly protein TadG-related protein yields the protein MTSIEPARKRIRRLAGALRSCTAKSITAGLGTRRFVRDRSGNATMLVAFAMPMVIGGGGMAIDFGQYYLWKRELQYANDQAAIAAAWEVLDSGSTAKMTDRAKNAFAVNEQITADFNTDPSVQLANYAGGVGNSVIVTSSATKRLPFTSFFTKNATTVSVSSQAAFTGGATISSCMIAVDEHSGGAVTIGGNAVFTAQCGIAALSDSSKSCTGGYDSGGTCLGWTGEDAITDNGNSYEIKAGSIATAGTVSDTLAAKAQANGDTVIEHATNLADPFAGIEPPSSEGVGPGTYICKATGKKTQATIDAFNAGKADSDKLVLGVAYPGVYDGGLSLGCDTTFKGGVYFIRGGTLTINGNHTVQSEAGVMFVLENGANFKINGGADINLSGMDEGALQDLGYTAEEAHKINTMLIFETADNAASHGNTLNGNSNTFLNGALYTKNNILDLSGTADVANACLLLVASKVNLTGTLNMTKWCKDPPNHPTTIIYGSVSLVA from the coding sequence ATGACGAGCATCGAACCGGCACGCAAACGCATCCGCCGCCTTGCGGGTGCCCTCAGATCCTGCACGGCCAAATCCATTACGGCGGGCCTGGGCACAAGGCGCTTCGTGCGTGATCGCAGCGGCAATGCCACCATGCTGGTCGCCTTCGCGATGCCGATGGTGATCGGCGGCGGCGGCATGGCGATCGATTTCGGCCAGTACTATCTGTGGAAACGCGAACTGCAATACGCGAACGACCAGGCGGCCATCGCAGCGGCATGGGAAGTGCTGGACAGCGGCAGCACGGCGAAGATGACGGACCGCGCCAAGAACGCCTTTGCCGTGAACGAGCAGATCACGGCGGATTTCAATACCGATCCCTCGGTCCAGCTCGCCAACTATGCGGGCGGCGTCGGCAATTCGGTCATCGTTACATCCAGCGCGACCAAGCGGCTGCCCTTCACCTCTTTCTTCACCAAGAACGCGACGACCGTCAGCGTATCCAGCCAGGCTGCCTTCACCGGCGGCGCCACGATCTCGAGCTGCATGATCGCGGTGGACGAGCATAGCGGCGGTGCGGTGACGATCGGGGGCAATGCGGTCTTCACCGCGCAATGCGGCATCGCGGCGCTCTCCGATTCCTCGAAAAGCTGCACCGGCGGCTACGACTCCGGCGGCACGTGCCTTGGCTGGACCGGCGAGGACGCCATCACGGACAATGGCAACAGCTACGAGATCAAGGCCGGGTCCATCGCCACGGCAGGGACCGTCAGCGACACGCTGGCCGCCAAGGCGCAGGCCAATGGCGATACCGTCATCGAACATGCCACCAACCTGGCCGATCCGTTCGCAGGCATCGAACCGCCGTCCAGCGAGGGCGTGGGACCCGGCACCTATATATGCAAGGCGACGGGCAAGAAGACGCAGGCGACCATCGACGCCTTCAACGCGGGCAAGGCCGACAGCGACAAGCTGGTACTGGGAGTCGCCTATCCGGGCGTCTACGACGGCGGGTTGTCGCTGGGCTGTGACACGACCTTCAAGGGCGGCGTCTATTTCATCCGGGGCGGCACGCTGACGATCAACGGAAATCACACCGTGCAAAGCGAAGCCGGCGTGATGTTCGTGCTTGAGAATGGCGCCAATTTCAAGATCAACGGCGGCGCCGACATCAACCTGTCGGGAATGGACGAGGGCGCACTTCAGGACCTGGGCTATACCGCCGAGGAAGCGCACAAGATCAACACGATGCTGATCTTCGAAACGGCCGACAATGCCGCCAGTCATGGCAATACGCTGAACGGCAACAGCAATACCTTCCTCAACGGCGCACTCTATACCAAGAACAACATTCTCGATCTTTCGGGCACGGCGGACGTGGCCAACGCCTGCCTGCTGCTGGTGGCAAGCAAGGTTAACCTGACCGGCACGCTGAACATGACCAAATGGTGCAAGGATCCGCCGAACCATCCCACCACGATCATCTATGGCAGCGTATCGCTGGTGGCATGA
- a CDS encoding TadE/TadG family type IV pilus assembly protein, with translation MMKIAPLLRSLRDDARGSALIETAFVAPFLVLMSLGGVEVANMVKRQHELHNAASKAAEIMMAAHPADEAALTTVMQQLAAAIQADTGLTTTAIGASVEPDETKNDVGYVMTRYRCGNATDFKKANTGCTDSPNAERFVVFLLRDRYTPVWTDYGLGDDLQYRVEKSVQIG, from the coding sequence ATGATGAAGATCGCGCCGCTCCTTCGCAGCCTGCGCGACGATGCGCGTGGTTCCGCCCTGATCGAGACGGCGTTCGTCGCGCCGTTCCTGGTCCTGATGAGCCTTGGCGGCGTCGAAGTCGCTAACATGGTCAAGCGCCAGCACGAGCTGCACAATGCCGCGTCCAAGGCGGCCGAGATCATGATGGCCGCCCACCCCGCGGACGAGGCGGCGCTGACCACAGTCATGCAGCAGCTTGCCGCCGCGATCCAGGCGGATACCGGCCTGACGACCACCGCCATCGGGGCATCCGTCGAACCGGACGAGACGAAGAACGATGTCGGCTATGTCATGACCCGCTATCGCTGCGGCAATGCGACCGATTTCAAGAAAGCGAACACGGGCTGCACCGACTCGCCCAATGCCGAGCGTTTCGTCGTCTTCCTGCTGCGCGACAGATATACGCCCGTCTGGACCGACTACGGCCTGGGCGACGATCTGCAGTACCGGGTCGAAAAGTCGGTACAGATCGGGTGA
- a CDS encoding TadE/TadG family type IV pilus assembly protein, which translates to MTSQIPRFLQRLHRDQRGATVIEFAILGPALIAMLLGVMQVGLYMQAQNALSSVAGDMSRYMSVEYQKDNEISNTQLENLAYTRAISAPYLLNGSRVGTTAINASAQPIANVREIELTLTYQVPNVMAFATMGPMELSYTKSIFVTIT; encoded by the coding sequence ATGACCAGCCAGATCCCACGGTTCCTGCAGCGTCTCCACCGCGACCAGCGCGGCGCGACCGTCATCGAATTCGCGATACTGGGACCGGCATTGATCGCGATGCTGCTGGGCGTGATGCAGGTCGGCCTCTACATGCAGGCCCAGAATGCGCTTAGCAGCGTGGCCGGCGACATGAGCCGCTACATGTCGGTGGAATACCAGAAGGATAACGAGATCTCGAATACGCAGCTCGAGAATCTTGCCTATACGCGCGCGATCTCTGCGCCCTATCTGCTGAACGGATCGCGGGTCGGCACGACAGCCATCAACGCATCAGCGCAGCCGATCGCCAACGTGCGCGAGATCGAACTGACGCTGACCTATCAGGTGCCCAACGTGATGGCTTTCGCCACCATGGGCCCGATGGAACTGAGCTATACCAAGTCGATCTTCGTCACCATCACCTGA
- a CDS encoding pyruvate dehydrogenase complex E1 component subunit beta: protein MATAIKMPALSPTMEEGTLAKWLVKEGDSVSPGDILAEIETDKATMEFECIDEGTVGAITVPEGTENVKVGTVIAVLDGDASDVGGADAGAEVKDVPGEGKDVGREAGSEGAQPPEAKPAPKECANDPEIAEGTSMTSVTVREALRDAMAEEMRADDTIFVMGEEVAEYQGAYKVTQGLLDEFGAKRVIDTPITEYGFAGIGTGAAMGGLKPIVEFMTFNFAMQAIDHIINSAAKTNYMSGGQMRCPVVFRGPNGAASRVGAQHSQNYGPWYASVPGLVVIAPYDSRDAKGLLKAAIRSPDPVVFLENELLYGKSFDVPDVDDWVLPIGKARIMREGSDVTIVSYSIGVGFALEAAEKLAGEGIDAEVIDLRTLRPLDADTVLESLKKTNRLVVAEEGYPACSIASEISAICMERGFDYLDAPVLRVSDEDVPLPYAANLEKLALIDAERIVKAAKKVCYKD, encoded by the coding sequence ATGGCAACCGCGATCAAGATGCCCGCGCTTTCCCCGACGATGGAGGAAGGCACGCTGGCAAAGTGGCTGGTCAAGGAAGGCGACAGCGTGTCGCCTGGCGACATCCTTGCCGAGATCGAGACCGACAAGGCGACGATGGAATTCGAGTGCATCGATGAAGGCACCGTCGGCGCGATCACCGTTCCCGAGGGGACGGAGAACGTGAAGGTCGGAACGGTCATCGCCGTTCTGGACGGCGATGCCAGCGATGTCGGCGGCGCTGACGCCGGGGCCGAGGTGAAAGACGTACCGGGCGAAGGCAAGGACGTGGGCCGCGAGGCCGGATCGGAAGGTGCGCAGCCGCCCGAAGCCAAGCCCGCCCCCAAGGAATGCGCCAACGACCCCGAGATCGCCGAGGGCACCTCGATGACTTCGGTCACCGTGCGCGAGGCACTTCGCGACGCCATGGCCGAGGAAATGCGCGCCGACGACACCATCTTCGTGATGGGCGAGGAGGTCGCGGAATACCAGGGCGCCTACAAGGTAACTCAGGGCCTGCTCGACGAATTCGGTGCCAAGCGCGTGATCGACACGCCGATCACCGAATATGGCTTCGCCGGCATCGGTACGGGCGCGGCGATGGGCGGCCTGAAGCCGATCGTCGAGTTCATGACCTTCAACTTCGCGATGCAGGCGATCGACCACATCATCAACTCGGCGGCAAAGACCAATTACATGTCGGGCGGCCAGATGCGCTGCCCGGTGGTGTTCCGCGGTCCGAACGGTGCCGCCAGCCGCGTCGGCGCGCAGCACAGCCAGAACTATGGTCCGTGGTACGCCAGCGTGCCCGGCCTGGTCGTGATCGCGCCCTATGACAGCCGCGATGCCAAGGGCCTGCTGAAGGCGGCGATCCGTTCGCCCGATCCGGTCGTGTTCCTCGAAAACGAGCTGCTGTACGGCAAGAGCTTCGACGTCCCCGATGTCGACGACTGGGTCCTGCCCATCGGCAAGGCCCGCATCATGCGCGAAGGGTCGGACGTGACGATCGTGTCCTATTCGATCGGCGTCGGCTTCGCGCTGGAAGCGGCGGAGAAGCTGGCAGGCGAGGGGATCGATGCCGAGGTGATCGACCTGCGCACGCTGCGTCCGCTCGATGCCGATACGGTGCTGGAATCGCTCAAGAAGACCAACCGCCTGGTCGTCGCGGAGGAGGGCTATCCGGCCTGCTCCATCGCCAGCGAGATCAGCGCGATCTGCATGGAGCGCGGTTTCGACTATCTCGACGCTCCGGTCCTGCGCGTCAGCGACGAGGATGTGCCGCTGCCCTACGCAGCCAATCTTGAGAAGCTTGCACTGATCGATGCCGAGCGCATCGTGAAGGCCGCGAAGAAGGTCTGCTACAAGGACTGA
- the pdhA gene encoding pyruvate dehydrogenase (acetyl-transferring) E1 component subunit alpha, producing the protein MAADSVTPPTDDPDFKLRSLQEAYDKAGSYKASDEELMALYEQMLLIRRFEEKAGQMYGLGLIGGFCHLYIGQEAVAVGLQSALAEGKDSVITGYRDHGHMLAYGIDPKIIMAELTGRQAGISKGKGGSMHMFSTEHAFYGGHGIVGAQVPLGAGLAFAHKYREDGGVCLAYFGDGAANQGQVYETFNMASLWQLPIIFVIENNQYAMGTSTARSSAETEFHRRGTAFRIPGMDVDGMDVLAVRGAIEIALDHVRGGGGPVLMELSTYRYRGHSMSDPAKYRTREEVQEMRDKRDPIEAAKAELLKRGVDEEQLKELEKTIRSQVNEAADFAESSPEPEPSELYTDVLVESY; encoded by the coding sequence TTGGCAGCCGATAGCGTAACGCCCCCGACTGACGATCCCGACTTCAAGCTCCGCAGCCTGCAGGAGGCCTATGACAAGGCTGGCTCCTACAAGGCGTCGGACGAAGAGCTGATGGCATTGTACGAGCAGATGCTGCTCATCCGCCGGTTTGAGGAAAAGGCCGGCCAGATGTATGGCCTTGGCCTGATCGGCGGGTTCTGCCACCTCTACATCGGTCAGGAAGCCGTCGCGGTCGGCCTGCAATCGGCGCTGGCCGAGGGCAAGGACAGCGTGATCACCGGCTACCGCGACCACGGCCACATGCTGGCCTATGGCATCGACCCCAAGATCATCATGGCCGAGCTGACCGGCCGGCAGGCCGGCATTTCCAAGGGCAAGGGCGGCTCGATGCACATGTTCAGTACCGAACATGCGTTCTATGGCGGCCACGGTATCGTCGGCGCGCAGGTTCCGCTTGGCGCGGGCCTGGCGTTCGCGCACAAGTACCGCGAGGATGGCGGCGTGTGTCTTGCCTATTTCGGCGACGGCGCGGCCAACCAGGGCCAGGTGTACGAAACCTTCAACATGGCCTCGCTTTGGCAGCTTCCGATCATCTTCGTGATCGAGAACAACCAGTACGCCATGGGCACCAGCACAGCGCGGTCCTCGGCCGAAACCGAGTTTCACCGCCGCGGCACCGCGTTCCGCATTCCCGGCATGGATGTCGATGGCATGGACGTGCTGGCCGTGCGCGGCGCGATCGAGATTGCGCTCGACCATGTGCGCGGCGGCGGCGGCCCGGTCCTGATGGAACTGAGCACATATCGCTATCGCGGCCATTCCATGTCCGACCCCGCGAAATACCGCACGCGTGAGGAAGTGCAGGAGATGCGCGACAAGCGCGATCCGATCGAGGCTGCGAAGGCCGAACTGCTGAAGCGCGGTGTTGACGAGGAACAGTTGAAAGAGCTTGAAAAGACCATTCGTTCGCAAGTGAACGAAGCCGCCGATTTCGCGGAAAGCTCGCCCGAGCCGGAGCCGTCCGAACTCTACACCGACGTTCTGGTGGAGAGCTACTGA
- a CDS encoding FtsB family cell division protein codes for MAAPPRARRRGLGQVAAAAGIIAFAALALVGPTGVSAWADSRQKLQHRETQLTELRAERDRIANRVELLDPENADPDLVGELLRNNLNVAHPDEIVVPRD; via the coding sequence GTGGCCGCGCCTCCCCGGGCGCGGCGGCGCGGGCTGGGACAGGTCGCGGCGGCCGCCGGTATCATCGCCTTTGCCGCGCTTGCACTGGTCGGGCCGACCGGCGTCAGCGCATGGGCGGATTCGCGCCAGAAGCTGCAGCATCGCGAGACCCAGCTTACCGAACTGCGAGCCGAGCGCGACCGCATCGCCAACCGGGTCGAACTGCTCGATCCCGAAAATGCCGATCCCGACCTGGTCGGCGAATTGCTGCGCAACAACCTCAATGTCGCGCACCCTGACGAGATCGTGGTTCCGCGCGACTGA